A region of Candidatus Bipolaricaulota bacterium DNA encodes the following proteins:
- a CDS encoding HD-GYP domain-containing protein: protein MTRQRIAKGKIFYLDAASEWEGFEFFYLLAGTLFVKNENLLLTAGDYFYHHGLLERVYFEVKENVEFLLVSSPPSFHLVREEFQEIMALARSVEEKDEATEGHCSRIERLSLHTGERLGLTGDQLITLSYAAYLHDVGKIKVPDEILNKPGPLTDEEWEEMRRHPDYGAEMLQEKDFLKDAAEIVRAHHERYDGTGYPRGLKGEEIPIEARIISVVDAYDAMTSDRPYRRAMSKEEAFEELKKNAGTQFDPRVVNAFLSVIKDSDA from the coding sequence GTGACCCGCCAGAGGATAGCGAAAGGGAAGATATTCTACCTCGATGCCGCCAGCGAGTGGGAGGGATTTGAGTTCTTCTACCTTCTCGCTGGCACTCTTTTTGTGAAAAATGAGAACCTGCTCCTCACAGCCGGCGATTATTTCTATCATCATGGCCTTCTCGAACGAGTCTACTTTGAGGTAAAGGAAAACGTCGAATTTCTTCTCGTTTCTTCCCCTCCGAGCTTTCACCTTGTGCGCGAGGAATTCCAAGAGATAATGGCCCTTGCCCGCTCGGTCGAGGAGAAGGACGAGGCGACTGAGGGGCATTGTTCCCGCATCGAGCGATTATCGCTTCACACCGGCGAGCGACTCGGGCTCACCGGAGACCAATTGATCACCCTCTCCTATGCCGCTTATCTGCATGACGTGGGAAAGATCAAGGTGCCGGATGAGATACTCAATAAACCGGGGCCTCTCACCGATGAAGAGTGGGAGGAGATGCGCAGGCATCCTGATTACGGGGCGGAGATGCTCCAGGAGAAGGACTTCCTCAAGGATGCGGCCGAGATCGTCCGCGCCCATCACGAGCGTTACGACGGTACGGGCTATCCCCGCGGTCTAAAAGGAGAAGAGATCCCGATCGAGGCGCGGATCATCTCCGTGGTCGATGCCTACGATGCCATGACCTCGGACCGTCCCTACCGGCGGGCGATGTCGAAGGAAGAGGCGTTTGAAGAGCTGAAGAAAAACGCGGGGACTCAGTTCGATCCCCGCGTCGTGAATGCGTTCCTGTCAGTGATCAAGGATTCCGATGCGTAA
- a CDS encoding GTPase, protein MSERRDGMKKRVIIMGAAGRDFHNFNTVFRDNPDYEVVAFTATQIPDIEGRVYPPELAGKLYPNGIPIEPEERLEELIKEKDVDIVVFAYSDVSNQYVMERSAIANAAGADFMLLGTKETMLKSKKPLISITAVRTGSGKSQTTRRVSDILKAKGKKLAVIRHPMPYGNLVEQEVQRYETYADLDRYKCTIEEREEYEPHLDRGTIVYAGVDYEKILRQAEAEADIVIWDGGNNDFSFYKPDLSIVVVDPHRAGHELIYYPSGVNLRTADIVVINKIDTASFDDIQFVRKNVASVNPRAQVIEAASPIMVENPSVIKDKRVLVIEDGPTLTHGGMKYGAGTIAAKQCGAAEIVDPRPYTVASITETYNKYPKIGRLLPAMGYGEQQIKDLQETVNRVECDAVVIGTPIDLTRLIEFKVPTTRVRYELQEIGYPTLEDLLKDF, encoded by the coding sequence TTGTCAGAGAGGAGAGATGGGATGAAGAAACGAGTAATCATCATGGGAGCGGCCGGTCGTGACTTCCACAACTTCAACACCGTGTTCCGGGACAACCCCGATTACGAGGTCGTCGCGTTCACCGCGACCCAGATCCCCGACATCGAGGGACGAGTCTATCCCCCGGAGCTTGCGGGCAAGCTCTACCCGAACGGCATTCCGATCGAGCCGGAGGAAAGATTGGAGGAGCTGATCAAGGAGAAGGACGTCGATATCGTCGTGTTCGCCTACTCCGATGTCTCCAACCAGTACGTGATGGAGCGCTCCGCGATCGCCAACGCCGCCGGAGCCGACTTCATGCTCCTTGGGACGAAGGAGACGATGCTGAAGTCGAAAAAGCCGCTCATCTCGATCACCGCGGTGCGCACCGGATCGGGGAAGAGCCAGACCACACGGCGCGTCTCCGATATTCTGAAAGCAAAGGGCAAGAAGCTTGCCGTCATCCGCCATCCGATGCCCTACGGCAACCTGGTGGAACAGGAGGTGCAGCGCTATGAGACCTACGCCGACCTGGACCGGTACAAGTGCACGATCGAGGAGCGGGAGGAGTACGAGCCACACCTCGACCGAGGAACGATCGTGTACGCCGGGGTCGACTACGAGAAGATCCTGCGCCAAGCGGAGGCCGAGGCGGACATCGTGATCTGGGACGGAGGGAACAACGATTTCTCCTTCTACAAGCCCGACCTGTCCATCGTCGTCGTCGATCCGCACCGGGCCGGGCACGAGCTCATCTACTACCCGAGCGGAGTGAACCTGCGCACCGCCGATATCGTGGTGATCAACAAGATCGACACCGCCTCGTTCGACGACATCCAGTTCGTGCGCAAGAACGTGGCTTCGGTCAACCCACGTGCTCAGGTCATTGAGGCCGCGTCCCCGATCATGGTGGAGAACCCATCTGTGATCAAGGACAAGCGGGTTCTGGTCATCGAGGACGGGCCAACCCTCACCCACGGCGGGATGAAGTACGGAGCCGGCACGATCGCCGCCAAGCAGTGCGGTGCGGCGGAGATCGTCGATCCGCGGCCGTACACCGTCGCCTCGATCACCGAGACGTACAACAAATATCCGAAGATCGGACGGCTCCTGCCGGCGATGGGCTACGGTGAGCAGCAGATCAAGGACCTGCAGGAGACGGTGAACCGAGTCGAATGCGATGCGGTCGTGATCGGAACCCCGATCGACCTCACCCGGCTGATCGAGTTCAAGGTCCCGACGACGCGGGTCCGTTACGAACTGCAGGAGATCGGGTATCCGACGTTGGAGGACCTGCTCAAGGACTTCTAG
- a CDS encoding CDP-alcohol phosphatidyltransferase family protein yields the protein MSLANKITIARAGLIPATLALLLLGKREAALACFLLASLGDVLDGIAARARHEVSLLGKVLDPAVDKVMYASLIAAFTSMGDISLTALILYFIPQIGLGIGAIVLHRRARRVQGARLPGKAAAVLTFIAVVFLFLGLPYRVMVLYVAIGVGYGAALDYLRAACSPGQGTSS from the coding sequence ATGTCGCTCGCCAATAAGATCACGATCGCTCGCGCCGGGCTGATACCAGCTACCCTTGCCCTCCTCCTCCTGGGCAAGCGGGAGGCGGCCCTCGCCTGCTTCCTCCTCGCCTCGCTCGGGGATGTCCTTGACGGGATCGCTGCCCGCGCGCGCCACGAGGTAAGCCTGCTCGGCAAGGTGCTCGATCCGGCGGTGGATAAGGTAATGTACGCTTCCCTCATCGCCGCCTTTACCTCCATGGGGGATATCTCCCTGACCGCTCTCATCCTTTACTTTATTCCTCAAATCGGCCTTGGAATCGGAGCGATCGTTCTTCACCGCCGCGCCCGGCGGGTGCAAGGGGCACGGCTCCCGGGGAAGGCGGCGGCGGTCCTTACCTTCATTGCGGTGGTCTTCCTCTTCCTCGGCCTCCCCTATCGGGTGATGGTCCTGTATGTGGCGATCGGGGTCGGCTACGGAGCCGCGCTCGATTACCTCCGCGCCGCCTGCTCCCCCGGCCAAGGGACCTCTTCGTAA
- a CDS encoding RluA family pseudouridine synthase, whose protein sequence is MEAAEFEVKEDEAGLRLDLFLVGRLRGVSRSEVKRAIEGGFVSISASPCRQPARRVRAGERVGWAAPVRPLLTPHEIPIPIIHEDDEIVVVNKPAGMVVHPGAGTDGGTLVEGLIRSRTLPVDDDPARPGIVHRLDKETSGILVVAKTEQALSRLKAQFAAREVTKIYLGLVEGRIEEDEGLIDAPVGRDPARPRVMGVTPNGRPAQTAFNVLSRLSTTTLLSLQPRTGRTHQLRVHLRYIGHPIVGDPLYGEGGEHMYLHAWRISFLHPKTGKRVRFEAMIPPWFPTHPYEEVPWPGEQAARR, encoded by the coding sequence ATGGAAGCAGCTGAATTCGAAGTGAAGGAGGATGAAGCCGGGCTGCGGCTCGACCTGTTTCTCGTCGGGAGGCTCCGCGGGGTCTCCCGCAGCGAGGTGAAGCGGGCGATCGAAGGCGGGTTCGTCTCCATCTCCGCCTCCCCGTGCCGCCAGCCGGCGCGGCGGGTGCGGGCCGGAGAGCGGGTGGGTTGGGCGGCTCCCGTCCGCCCCCTCCTCACCCCGCATGAGATCCCGATCCCGATCATCCATGAGGACGACGAGATCGTGGTGGTGAACAAGCCGGCCGGGATGGTGGTTCATCCCGGTGCAGGTACGGACGGTGGGACGCTCGTCGAGGGACTCATCCGATCCCGCACCCTGCCGGTGGACGACGACCCGGCTCGGCCGGGGATCGTGCACCGATTGGATAAGGAGACGAGCGGGATCCTGGTGGTAGCGAAGACGGAACAGGCCCTCTCCCGGCTTAAGGCCCAGTTCGCTGCCCGTGAGGTGACGAAGATTTACCTCGGCTTGGTCGAAGGGAGGATCGAAGAGGACGAGGGGTTGATCGACGCCCCGGTGGGGAGGGACCCGGCCCGGCCGCGGGTGATGGGAGTCACTCCGAACGGACGGCCCGCCCAGACGGCGTTTAACGTCCTCTCTCGCCTTTCCACGACGACGCTCCTCTCCCTACAGCCACGCACCGGTCGGACCCATCAACTCCGCGTCCACCTCCGCTATATCGGACATCCGATCGTCGGGGATCCGTTGTACGGAGAGGGAGGGGAACACATGTACCTGCACGCGTGGCGGATCTCCTTTCTTCATCCCAAGACCGGAAAGCGGGTCCGGTTCGAGGCCATGATCCCGCCGTGGTTCCCGACTCACCCTTACGAAGAGGTCCCTTGGCCGGGGGAGCAGGCGGCGCGGAGGTAA
- the nusA gene encoding transcription termination factor NusA: protein MNIEFIEALEEMAKEKGITREELYAAIRKGLAVGYQEEYHVDSPVTVEIDPRSGDITINGERIDKINFGRIAAKRAEETIRQEITRKRREFIYELYVNRVGEIITGSIHRFEGKNVWVNLGEAEALLPDSERIPGERYRAGGRLRAYLVSVEKTQGDPRIIISRAHPEFVHQLLRLEVPELEEGTIVVRKIAREPGRRSKVVVESLDPNVDPVGTCVGAGGARVRVVTRELGGEKIDFVRYSDDPAQLIRHSLSPASVISVELDDENRTAKVLVPDDELSLAIGKGGQNVRLTAKLVGYDITVTSPSEEAGS, encoded by the coding sequence ATGAATATCGAGTTCATCGAAGCATTGGAAGAGATGGCGAAGGAGAAGGGGATCACGCGCGAGGAACTGTACGCGGCGATCCGCAAGGGGCTCGCCGTCGGCTATCAGGAGGAGTACCACGTCGATTCCCCAGTCACGGTGGAGATCGACCCCCGCTCCGGAGATATTACGATAAATGGCGAGAGGATCGACAAGATCAACTTCGGCCGCATCGCTGCTAAGCGGGCGGAAGAGACGATCCGCCAGGAGATTACGCGCAAGCGCCGGGAGTTCATCTACGAGCTCTACGTGAACCGGGTCGGGGAGATCATCACCGGCTCGATCCACCGATTCGAGGGGAAGAACGTGTGGGTCAACCTCGGAGAGGCGGAGGCCCTCCTCCCTGATTCAGAGCGAATCCCGGGGGAGCGGTACCGGGCCGGTGGCCGGCTGCGCGCCTACCTCGTCTCTGTAGAAAAGACCCAAGGCGACCCGCGGATCATCATCTCCCGTGCTCATCCAGAGTTCGTGCATCAGCTCCTTCGGCTGGAGGTCCCGGAGCTGGAAGAGGGGACGATCGTCGTGCGGAAGATCGCCCGCGAACCGGGGCGGAGGAGCAAAGTGGTGGTGGAATCACTTGATCCGAACGTCGACCCGGTCGGGACGTGCGTCGGCGCCGGCGGGGCGCGGGTGCGGGTCGTGACGCGAGAGCTCGGGGGGGAGAAGATCGACTTCGTCCGCTACAGCGATGATCCGGCGCAGCTCATCCGTCACAGCCTATCTCCGGCCTCTGTCATCTCGGTGGAGCTGGACGATGAAAACAGAACCGCCAAGGTCCTTGTCCCGGACGACGAGCTCTCCCTCGCCATCGGAAAAGGGGGACAGAACGTGCGCCTGACCGCCAAGCTGGTCGGATACGACATCACCGTTACGAGCCCGAGCGAGGAGGCGGGGAGCTGA